A single genomic interval of Asinibacterium sp. OR53 harbors:
- the moaCB gene encoding bifunctional molybdenum cofactor biosynthesis protein MoaC/MoaB has protein sequence MVDITSKSNSLREAVAVAVLKVSDLLTIHAVQNKTVPKGDVFEFSRAAGLLAIKRTSDVIPDCHPLPVEHASIQYQVEELSIIIRVEVRTIYKTGVEVEAMHGAAITALTMYDMLKPIDKGIEITNIHLESKKGGKTTFNETLTDSLRCAVIVCSDAVSAGSKEDSSGRTVVEKLQQYHLQASIYEVIPDEFALIQEKAQQLASEGYHLVLFTGGTGLSPRDVTPDAIRPLLSREIPGIMEAARNYGQQRTPYAMLSRGVAGFIQNTLVITLPGSTKGAAETMDALFPYVLHLFRVAKGMRHS, from the coding sequence ATGGTAGATATAACTTCCAAATCGAACAGCCTGAGAGAAGCAGTGGCAGTAGCAGTATTGAAAGTATCTGATCTGTTAACGATCCATGCCGTACAAAACAAAACAGTTCCCAAGGGCGATGTATTCGAATTTTCCAGGGCAGCCGGATTGCTGGCCATCAAACGAACCAGTGATGTGATTCCCGACTGTCATCCGCTGCCGGTAGAACACGCATCTATACAATACCAGGTAGAAGAACTGTCTATTATAATCAGGGTTGAAGTACGCACCATTTATAAAACAGGTGTTGAAGTAGAGGCGATGCATGGCGCTGCGATTACAGCATTGACCATGTACGATATGCTGAAACCTATCGACAAAGGCATTGAAATAACCAACATTCACCTGGAGTCTAAAAAAGGCGGCAAAACCACTTTTAATGAAACACTCACCGATAGCCTGCGCTGCGCAGTGATCGTTTGTTCAGATGCAGTATCTGCTGGTTCGAAAGAAGACAGCAGCGGAAGAACGGTAGTAGAAAAATTACAACAATATCATTTGCAGGCTTCCATATATGAAGTAATTCCCGATGAGTTTGCGCTCATACAAGAGAAAGCGCAACAGTTAGCATCAGAAGGATATCACCTGGTGCTGTTTACAGGCGGCACGGGATTGTCTCCCCGCGATGTTACACCCGATGCCATACGTCCGCTACTCAGCAGGGAGATTCCCGGCATCATGGAAGCAGCGCGTAATTATGGCCAGCAAAGAACACCTTATGCCATGCTTTCCAGGGGGGTAGCAGGATTTATTCAAAACACGCTTGTTATTACATTGCCTGGTTCCACCAAAGGTGCGGCAGAAACAATGGATGCATTGTTCCCTTATGTTTTGCACCTGTTCCGGGTGGCAAAAGGAATGCGCCATTCTTAA
- a CDS encoding DUF1800 domain-containing protein, which translates to MNLSRMLKTFTVGAVMTVSSAFVQLNHSSEPRIKMPYKKMGLNSRQAAAHLLSRFSFGATPGQVDEVVSMGLDKWLKQQLNADLPDDEVNKRLEGYNTLSFGNSTIANTYLNQGQLIRVLIMQHLIDKDSLQSAGRKEYQDKLHALMEQAGYKPMQDLQRELINQKVIRAAYGQNQLKEVLTDFWFNHFNVSLTKNQCEQYIQTYERDAIRPNVLGNFETMLVSTAKHPAMLEYLDNASSVSNNNELVHKQENNVEQLRNKLQLRKKSNNDTTGEAGMRLMEQVMNAQKKQGLNENYAREIMELHTLGVDGGYTQKDVTEVARALTGWAPAPLFNNGIAKKIMDIAGEERMMKQGFVHEGDFLFRANRHDQGEKTILGRRFPANGGYQEGMEVLHMLATHPSTAKFIATKLATRFVCDTPATALVNRMADAFLQTNGNIKAVLITMVNSPEFWDQKALREKVKSPFELAISAVRATKADIQQPFQIYTWCMKMGQRFYFYQAPTGFPDKAGYWINTGSLLNRMNFGLAFATEKIPGVKLNLAALNNNHEPESTEAALVAYSNILLPERDEAENIKRLSAMVRDMDAGKKISIAANKNDNFTLAYAPGNNAMISQVTGILIGSPEFQRK; encoded by the coding sequence ATGAATCTGAGCCGGATGCTGAAAACATTTACAGTGGGAGCGGTGATGACTGTATCGTCTGCTTTTGTTCAGTTGAATCATTCTTCCGAACCGAGGATCAAGATGCCTTACAAAAAAATGGGACTCAATTCCAGGCAGGCAGCAGCACACTTGTTGAGCCGCTTCAGTTTTGGGGCAACGCCCGGGCAGGTAGATGAAGTGGTATCCATGGGTTTGGATAAATGGCTCAAACAACAATTGAATGCCGATCTGCCTGATGATGAAGTGAACAAACGACTGGAAGGGTACAATACATTGAGCTTTGGCAACAGTACTATTGCCAATACTTATCTCAACCAAGGTCAACTGATACGAGTGCTGATCATGCAGCACCTGATTGATAAAGACTCTTTGCAATCGGCAGGGAGAAAGGAATACCAGGACAAGCTACATGCTCTTATGGAGCAGGCCGGGTATAAGCCTATGCAGGATCTGCAACGGGAGCTCATCAACCAAAAAGTCATCCGTGCGGCATATGGTCAGAACCAGCTCAAAGAAGTGCTGACAGATTTCTGGTTCAATCATTTCAATGTATCACTCACTAAGAACCAGTGCGAACAGTATATACAAACCTACGAGCGGGATGCAATCCGCCCGAATGTATTGGGGAATTTTGAAACCATGCTGGTGTCTACGGCCAAACATCCCGCTATGCTGGAATACCTCGATAATGCATCGAGTGTAAGTAATAACAATGAGCTGGTTCATAAGCAGGAGAATAATGTAGAGCAACTCAGGAACAAGCTGCAGTTGCGTAAGAAAAGTAATAATGATACCACCGGTGAAGCCGGTATGCGCCTGATGGAGCAAGTGATGAATGCACAAAAGAAGCAGGGGTTGAATGAAAACTATGCAAGGGAGATCATGGAATTACACACCCTGGGTGTAGATGGTGGATATACACAAAAAGATGTGACAGAAGTAGCACGAGCTCTTACAGGATGGGCTCCCGCACCATTATTCAATAATGGTATTGCCAAAAAAATAATGGACATAGCGGGAGAAGAACGTATGATGAAGCAGGGCTTTGTGCATGAAGGTGATTTCTTATTTCGCGCCAACCGGCACGACCAGGGAGAAAAAACAATACTCGGCCGCAGGTTCCCGGCCAACGGTGGTTACCAGGAAGGTATGGAAGTATTGCACATGCTGGCTACACATCCTTCCACCGCTAAATTCATTGCTACCAAACTGGCTACCCGTTTTGTATGTGATACGCCTGCTACTGCATTGGTGAACAGGATGGCAGATGCTTTTCTGCAAACGAATGGCAATATCAAAGCAGTGTTGATTACGATGGTGAACAGTCCTGAGTTCTGGGACCAGAAAGCATTACGTGAAAAAGTAAAATCACCTTTTGAATTGGCTATCAGTGCTGTGCGTGCTACCAAAGCAGATATACAACAGCCTTTTCAAATTTATACATGGTGTATGAAAATGGGACAGCGTTTCTATTTCTATCAGGCGCCCACAGGTTTTCCCGATAAAGCAGGATATTGGATCAATACAGGTTCTTTATTGAACCGGATGAATTTCGGTCTTGCTTTCGCCACAGAAAAAATTCCTGGTGTTAAACTGAACCTGGCCGCGTTGAATAATAACCACGAACCTGAAAGTACAGAAGCAGCGCTTGTTGCTTACAGTAATATTTTATTGCCAGAGAGAGATGAGGCAGAAAATATCAAACGGCTGTCGGCTATGGTACGTGATATGGATGCAGGAAAAAAGATCAGTATTGCTGCAAACAAGAACGACAATTTCACACTGGCTTATGCTCCGGGTAATAATGCCATGATATCGCAGGTGACAGGTATCCTCATCGGGTCGCCGGAATTCCAGCGGAAATAA
- a CDS encoding rubredoxin gives MGIRSNHTIKINFRGGIISPGDLYNILVVARRAGVLHVSFGLRQQLLLNTAADSIHILREGLGQLGIPYDMDNEQHPNIVSSYPAEEIFITNTWLSEGVYKDIFDGLDYEPELKINVSDSHQSFTPMLTGNINWVASTTSLHFWHLFIRFPKTNSIYEWNEMVYTNDIPGVSKEIEELIFQHREAFYDNKQAKGEALMQLLQKQQYITKPAEKPAALPAFNLPYYEGVNRVNDKYWVGIYRRDELFAVDFLKALCKLCLDTKIGQLCSTPWKSIIIKGVEEKDRPKWNQLLNKYQVNMRHAANELNFQVEDHCREGLELKNYLVRKLNDEDTRTFGVCIGIKTRKKSEVFSSVLVRRRPLINLWGLECLYVYDILCAHDFNPNARTGFVFSRANPKFLLGEQLRRLVIAFYNNRADKNAIMEKQAATEKELDTKPQPSYVHQCRHCFTIYDESFGDPENGAAPGTAFESLNEDYHCPLCDADKLSYTRVEKARLELQTV, from the coding sequence ATGGGAATACGAAGCAATCATACCATCAAGATCAACTTCAGAGGAGGGATCATCTCACCGGGCGATCTTTATAATATCCTTGTCGTAGCTAGGAGGGCTGGTGTGCTGCATGTAAGCTTCGGATTGCGCCAGCAATTGCTGTTGAATACAGCAGCTGATAGCATTCATATACTTCGTGAAGGATTGGGCCAATTGGGTATTCCTTATGACATGGATAATGAACAACATCCCAATATCGTAAGCTCTTACCCGGCCGAGGAAATATTCATTACCAATACCTGGCTGAGTGAGGGTGTATATAAAGATATATTTGACGGACTCGATTATGAGCCCGAGCTCAAGATCAATGTCTCAGACAGTCACCAGAGTTTTACACCCATGCTTACGGGCAATATCAATTGGGTGGCTTCGACTACGTCTCTTCATTTCTGGCATTTATTCATCCGCTTCCCCAAGACCAACAGTATTTATGAATGGAATGAAATGGTGTACACGAATGATATCCCAGGCGTATCAAAAGAAATTGAAGAACTGATCTTTCAGCACAGAGAAGCATTTTACGACAACAAGCAGGCGAAGGGCGAAGCATTGATGCAACTGCTTCAGAAACAGCAATACATTACCAAGCCTGCTGAAAAACCTGCTGCATTGCCTGCTTTCAACCTGCCTTACTATGAGGGGGTGAATAGGGTCAATGATAAATATTGGGTGGGTATTTACAGGCGTGACGAATTGTTTGCCGTTGATTTTTTGAAAGCGCTTTGCAAGCTTTGTCTCGATACCAAGATCGGCCAGCTTTGTTCCACGCCCTGGAAGTCGATCATCATTAAAGGAGTGGAGGAAAAAGACCGGCCCAAATGGAATCAATTGCTGAACAAGTACCAGGTGAACATGCGGCATGCTGCCAATGAATTGAATTTCCAGGTGGAAGACCATTGCCGTGAAGGGTTGGAATTGAAAAATTACCTGGTTAGAAAATTGAATGATGAAGATACCCGCACATTCGGCGTATGCATCGGTATCAAAACCAGGAAAAAAAGCGAAGTGTTCTCCAGTGTCCTGGTACGCCGCAGGCCACTGATCAATTTATGGGGGCTGGAATGCCTGTATGTATATGATATCCTTTGTGCGCACGATTTCAATCCGAATGCACGCACCGGCTTTGTATTCAGTAGGGCCAATCCGAAATTCTTGTTAGGCGAACAGTTGAGAAGGTTGGTGATTGCATTTTACAATAATCGTGCGGATAAAAATGCAATCATGGAAAAACAGGCGGCGACAGAAAAGGAACTGGACACAAAACCCCAGCCATCTTATGTACACCAATGCCGGCATTGCTTTACTATATACGATGAATCGTTTGGCGACCCGGAGAACGGAGCAGCCCCCGGTACTGCATTCGAATCATTGAATGAAGATTATCATTGCCCTTTATGCGATGCGGATAAATTGAGCTATACACGCGTTGAAAAAGCCAGGCTTGAACTACAAACCGTTTAG
- a CDS encoding molybdenum cofactor biosynthesis protein MoaE, with amino-acid sequence MNEVKKYKNPFVRGAIAASFIAEKIQSHQTKTDIGAHSIFLGQVRADVINGKKVTAIEYSAYEEMAIEKMHAIREETFAKYALTCMHVWHSLGNVQAGEICLFVFTSAPHRKVATDACSELVERIKAELPVWGKELFEDETHQWKTNQ; translated from the coding sequence ATGAACGAGGTAAAGAAATATAAGAACCCCTTTGTGCGCGGAGCGATCGCTGCTTCATTCATAGCAGAGAAAATACAAAGCCATCAAACCAAAACAGATATTGGCGCACACAGCATTTTCCTGGGCCAGGTAAGGGCTGATGTGATCAACGGAAAGAAAGTGACAGCTATTGAATACAGCGCTTACGAAGAAATGGCTATTGAAAAAATGCATGCAATACGGGAAGAAACATTTGCAAAATATGCGCTGACCTGCATGCATGTATGGCATAGCTTAGGCAATGTGCAGGCCGGTGAAATTTGTTTGTTTGTGTTTACTTCTGCGCCGCATAGAAAAGTAGCAACAGACGCGTGCAGCGAACTGGTGGAGCGGATCAAAGCAGAATTACCTGTGTGGGGAAAAGAATTGTTTGAAGATGAGACCCATCAATGGAAAACGAATCAATGA
- a CDS encoding sulfite exporter TauE/SafE family protein, whose translation MDPMILFYVLLFVIAFLYASVGHGGASGYLALMALYGIAPDVMKPTALMLNLFVSLTSFIQFYRGGHFKWNIFLPLAVASMPAAFIGGLITINAVTYKKILGVLLLISVARFLFFQYSGKVECKKSSIGLSLLIGALLGFFSGLIGIGGGIILSPILLLLRWTDMKQTAAISALFIFVNSIAGLVGQMTNGIHFNGDMYLYVAIAFAGGLCGAYIGAMRMTQTVLKYTLAMVLCIASYKLLVEHR comes from the coding sequence ATGGACCCGATGATCTTGTTTTATGTACTCTTGTTTGTAATTGCCTTTCTGTATGCTTCGGTTGGGCATGGCGGCGCCAGTGGTTACCTGGCATTGATGGCGCTGTACGGCATCGCCCCCGATGTAATGAAGCCAACAGCGCTGATGCTGAATCTTTTTGTATCCCTTACTTCTTTTATACAGTTTTACAGGGGAGGCCATTTCAAATGGAATATCTTTCTGCCTTTGGCGGTAGCGTCTATGCCGGCGGCATTTATAGGCGGACTGATCACCATCAATGCCGTTACCTATAAAAAAATACTGGGTGTTTTATTGTTGATATCGGTTGCCCGTTTCTTGTTTTTCCAATATAGCGGAAAGGTAGAATGCAAAAAATCCAGCATTGGTTTGTCATTATTGATCGGCGCATTGCTTGGCTTTTTTTCAGGTTTGATAGGTATTGGCGGCGGCATTATTTTATCCCCCATTTTATTGCTCCTGCGATGGACCGATATGAAGCAGACAGCCGCTATCAGCGCTTTGTTTATTTTTGTTAATTCAATAGCAGGACTGGTGGGTCAGATGACCAATGGAATACATTTCAACGGAGATATGTATTTGTATGTGGCCATTGCATTTGCCGGCGGTTTATGCGGTGCATATATTGGAGCGATGCGCATGACACAAACGGTATTAAAATATACATTGGCCATGGTATTATGTATCGCATCCTATAAATTACTGGTTGAACATCGTTGA
- a CDS encoding MoaD/ThiS family protein, whose amino-acid sequence MKTKVLLFGQLAEAAASEMEISDVKDTDQLVQEINKRFPVLSGMHYRIAVNKNLITENTTLTNTATVALLPAFSGG is encoded by the coding sequence ATGAAAACAAAAGTGCTTTTATTTGGACAGTTGGCAGAAGCGGCAGCATCGGAAATGGAAATTTCCGATGTGAAGGATACGGACCAACTGGTGCAGGAAATCAACAAACGATTCCCGGTATTAAGCGGTATGCATTACAGGATAGCGGTGAACAAAAATCTTATTACAGAAAATACAACCCTTACCAATACGGCAACAGTAGCATTGCTCCCTGCTTTTTCCGGTGGGTGA
- a CDS encoding SelT/SelW/SelH family protein, translating into MKPTITITYCPKCHWLLRAAYIAQELLTTFEAELKAVALEPSETSGEFHISLNDEKIFDRKEYGGFPEIKELKQVVRDRVSPGKSLGHADTKPHHTDIL; encoded by the coding sequence ATGAAGCCTACCATTACCATCACTTATTGTCCCAAATGTCACTGGCTTTTGCGTGCCGCTTATATCGCACAGGAGCTGCTCACCACTTTCGAGGCAGAGCTTAAAGCCGTTGCCCTCGAACCCAGCGAAACCAGCGGCGAATTCCATATCAGTCTCAATGACGAAAAAATTTTCGACCGGAAAGAATACGGCGGCTTTCCCGAAATAAAAGAACTGAAGCAAGTTGTAAGGGACCGGGTTAGTCCGGGTAAAAGCCTCGGGCATGCCGATACCAAGCCCCACCATACCGATATCCTTTAA
- the glp gene encoding gephyrin-like molybdotransferase Glp gives MISVTEAKKRIAQAFHALEPVTMHLADAAGKVLAEDLQAPFDIPAFAQSAMDGYAFAFQDWQPGKPLGIAGEVPAGSGIVKKKMPGKAFRIFTGAPVPAGTDTVIMQEKTNATQDALTLQDEHIRSGANVRPKGSEIKAGEIAIQKSHLLTPASIGFLAGIGIEKATVYPNPEISLIVTGNELQDPGKPLQYGQVYESNSHALVAVLQFFGIESIKVYRAKDDLRTLKNMLQQALDESDMVLLTGGVSVGKYDFVTEAAAACKVESLFHKVKQKPGKPLYSGIKMNKPVFGLPGNPSSVLTCFYEYVLDAISLLNKRNLSLPVVRTPLAGVYTKTNALTHFLKGYYDGSKVTLLDAQESYRMRSFATANCLIKVDEETERCEEGSLVEIHLLTC, from the coding sequence ATGATCTCAGTAACAGAAGCCAAAAAAAGAATAGCCCAAGCTTTTCATGCATTGGAGCCGGTAACCATGCACCTGGCAGATGCTGCCGGAAAAGTATTAGCAGAAGACCTGCAGGCGCCATTCGATATCCCAGCTTTTGCACAATCGGCCATGGATGGATATGCTTTTGCATTCCAGGACTGGCAACCAGGAAAGCCTCTCGGGATTGCAGGTGAAGTGCCGGCAGGCAGCGGGATCGTTAAAAAGAAAATGCCGGGTAAAGCTTTCCGCATTTTTACCGGGGCGCCTGTTCCGGCTGGAACAGATACGGTGATCATGCAGGAAAAAACCAATGCCACACAAGATGCGCTCACGTTGCAGGACGAACATATCCGCTCCGGCGCCAATGTAAGACCAAAAGGCTCTGAAATAAAAGCAGGTGAAATTGCTATACAAAAAAGTCACCTGCTTACGCCTGCATCCATCGGTTTTCTGGCAGGAATAGGAATAGAAAAAGCAACTGTTTATCCCAACCCGGAAATCAGCCTGATCGTTACGGGTAATGAGTTGCAGGATCCGGGCAAACCCCTGCAATACGGACAGGTATATGAATCCAATTCTCATGCATTGGTTGCTGTATTACAGTTTTTCGGTATCGAAAGTATAAAAGTATACAGGGCAAAAGATGATCTGAGAACCTTGAAGAATATGTTGCAGCAGGCGTTGGATGAGAGCGATATGGTTTTACTCACGGGTGGTGTAAGCGTAGGCAAATATGATTTTGTTACAGAAGCTGCGGCTGCATGCAAAGTGGAATCTCTTTTTCATAAAGTGAAACAAAAACCAGGAAAGCCTTTGTACTCGGGAATCAAAATGAATAAGCCTGTATTTGGTTTGCCCGGCAACCCATCTTCGGTGCTTACGTGTTTTTATGAGTATGTACTCGATGCGATCAGTTTGCTCAATAAGCGCAACCTGTCGTTGCCGGTTGTTCGCACACCTCTTGCGGGTGTTTATACTAAAACAAATGCATTGACTCATTTCCTGAAAGGATATTATGATGGAAGTAAGGTGACGCTGCTGGATGCACAGGAGTCATACCGGATGCGTTCATTTGCAACAGCCAATTGTTTGATTAAAGTAGATGAAGAAACAGAGCGCTGCGAAGAAGGCAGCCTTGTTGAAATACATTTATTAACCTGCTGA
- the moaA gene encoding GTP 3',8-cyclase MoaA encodes MLVDQYNRAHDYLRISLTDNCNLRCFYCMPEEDYVFTPAKQLMQAAEIEELAKIFVSLGVKKIRLTGGEPLVRKDATAILQSLAKLPVTLTLTTNGTRLHKFVQVLEDAGVRSINISLDTLSADKFLFITRQNHFNTVKQNIALLLNRGFHVKINVVVMKGLNEDELTDFVEWTKQEPVHIRFIEFMPFTGNRWTNNKVVTWQEMMRTIEKTYAFTALPGKPNDTAKAYQVTGHAGSFAVISTMSAPFCGGCNRMRLTADGKMKNCLFSKEETDLLTALRNGEPVVPLVQQSIWGKAKELGGQFNTDFEHLYANTIQNRSMITIGG; translated from the coding sequence ATGCTGGTAGATCAATATAACAGGGCTCACGACTATTTGCGTATCTCGCTGACCGATAATTGCAACCTGCGTTGTTTTTATTGTATGCCGGAAGAAGATTATGTATTTACTCCAGCCAAACAACTGATGCAGGCAGCTGAAATCGAGGAGCTGGCAAAAATTTTTGTGAGCCTGGGTGTGAAAAAAATCAGGCTCACAGGCGGTGAGCCGTTGGTGCGCAAAGACGCCACTGCCATCCTGCAGTCACTCGCGAAATTGCCGGTAACGCTCACGCTTACCACCAATGGTACCAGGCTGCATAAGTTTGTGCAGGTATTGGAAGATGCGGGTGTCCGTTCCATCAATATAAGCCTGGATACATTGTCGGCAGACAAGTTCCTTTTCATCACCCGGCAAAATCATTTCAATACGGTAAAGCAAAATATTGCTCTGCTGCTGAACAGGGGCTTCCATGTTAAGATCAATGTGGTAGTGATGAAAGGATTGAATGAAGACGAACTGACCGATTTTGTTGAATGGACAAAACAGGAACCTGTTCATATCCGGTTCATTGAATTCATGCCTTTTACCGGTAACAGGTGGACCAATAATAAAGTGGTTACCTGGCAGGAAATGATGCGCACGATTGAAAAGACTTATGCATTCACTGCTTTACCCGGCAAGCCAAACGATACAGCGAAAGCCTACCAGGTTACGGGGCATGCAGGCAGCTTTGCAGTGATCAGTACCATGAGCGCACCTTTCTGTGGTGGTTGCAACCGGATGCGACTCACCGCTGATGGAAAAATGAAGAACTGTCTTTTCTCGAAAGAAGAAACCGATCTGCTTACTGCTTTGAGAAACGGAGAACCTGTGGTGCCGCTGGTGCAACAGTCGATATGGGGGAAAGCAAAAGAATTAGGCGGACAATTCAATACAGATTTTGAACACCTGTATGCCAATACAATCCAGAACAGAAGCATGATCACCATTGGTGGCTGA
- a CDS encoding molybdenum cofactor guanylyltransferase — protein MLGIILCGGNSSRMGSDKGLLKLEAKTWAQTAIDKITPLGIPVKLSVNQQQYKDYTAVFDAADLVVDAPSLDLHGPLLGVLSCHLQYPQRDFFALACDMPLMEPALLKELHERYQQAPEAEACVFTNDGEPEPLCAIYSARGLAKILALLQNGHLVKHSMKYMLDHLNIVSIPIQQHQKTSFRNFNAHAELNGL, from the coding sequence ATGTTGGGTATTATCCTTTGCGGCGGCAATAGTTCCAGGATGGGAAGCGACAAAGGGCTGCTCAAACTGGAAGCCAAAACCTGGGCGCAAACGGCTATCGATAAAATAACACCGCTGGGGATACCCGTTAAACTTTCTGTGAACCAGCAACAATACAAAGATTACACAGCGGTTTTCGATGCTGCCGATCTGGTAGTGGATGCACCTTCACTGGATTTACACGGCCCTTTACTGGGTGTACTCAGCTGCCATCTGCAATATCCGCAAAGGGATTTTTTTGCACTTGCCTGTGATATGCCGCTGATGGAACCTGCTTTGCTCAAAGAACTTCATGAACGATACCAACAGGCGCCTGAAGCAGAAGCCTGTGTTTTTACGAATGACGGAGAGCCGGAACCCCTTTGCGCTATCTACAGTGCAAGAGGATTGGCCAAGATATTGGCGCTGCTACAGAATGGGCATTTGGTCAAACACAGTATGAAGTACATGCTCGATCATCTTAATATTGTTAGCATTCCCATACAACAACACCAGAAAACCTCGTTCCGCAATTTCAATGCACATGCAGAACTAAACGGTTTGTAG